A part of Aquaspirillum sp. LM1 genomic DNA contains:
- a CDS encoding aromatic/alkene monooxygenase hydroxylase subunit beta, with protein sequence MQIDLRTVTIKPLRHTFDHIARRFGDKPASRYQEGTYDLQQTDIFHYRPMWEPDKRLFDPTRTRIHMKDWYALKDPRQFYYGAYTIARARQQEAAESSFDMIEARGLADLMPEGLRQLALELLTPLRHMEWAGNMGNAYITAYGYGTAMTQPCLYHAMDHLGVAQYLTRIGLTLGGPEALDAAKDAWMHHPSWQPMRRQVENLLVLDDWFEIFVAQNFVLEGLCYPLIYDQLDAKFSAGGATAVSMMTRFMAEWASETARWIDAQIKVAAAESPENQAQLSAWVTQYRAAALDALQPLAVRAFAGDADLVLAEVLAEFTARCRKAGLTVQE encoded by the coding sequence ATGCAAATCGACCTGCGCACGGTCACCATCAAGCCGCTGCGACACACCTTCGACCATATTGCCCGCCGCTTTGGCGACAAGCCGGCCAGCCGCTATCAGGAAGGCACCTACGACCTTCAGCAGACCGATATCTTTCATTACCGACCAATGTGGGAGCCCGACAAGCGGCTGTTCGACCCAACCCGCACCCGGATCCACATGAAAGACTGGTACGCGCTGAAAGACCCGCGCCAGTTTTACTACGGCGCGTACACCATCGCCCGGGCACGCCAGCAGGAAGCCGCCGAATCCAGCTTTGACATGATCGAAGCGCGCGGCCTGGCCGATCTGATGCCGGAAGGGTTGCGCCAGCTGGCGCTGGAACTGCTCACCCCGCTGCGCCACATGGAATGGGCGGGAAACATGGGCAACGCCTACATCACCGCCTACGGCTATGGCACGGCAATGACCCAGCCCTGCCTGTATCACGCCATGGACCACCTGGGCGTGGCCCAGTACCTGACGCGCATCGGCCTGACACTGGGCGGCCCTGAGGCGCTGGACGCCGCCAAGGATGCCTGGATGCATCACCCCAGCTGGCAGCCGATGCGCCGCCAGGTGGAAAACCTGCTGGTGCTGGACGACTGGTTCGAAATTTTTGTTGCCCAGAACTTTGTCCTCGAAGGCCTGTGCTATCCGCTGATTTACGACCAGCTGGACGCCAAGTTCTCTGCCGGCGGTGCCACCGCCGTGTCGATGATGACGCGCTTCATGGCCGAATGGGCCAGCGAAACCGCCAGATGGATCGACGCCCAGATCAAGGTGGCAGCAGCAGAGTCGCCGGAAAACCAGGCACAACTGAGCGCGTGGGTGACCCAGTACCGCGCTGCCGCGCTGGACGCGCTCCAGCCGCTGGCGGTGCGCGCGTTTGCCGGCGATGCCGACCTGGTGCTGGCCGAGGTGCTGGCTGAATTCACCGCCCGCTGCCGCAAGGCCGGGCTAACCGTGCAGGAATAA
- a CDS encoding aldehyde dehydrogenase, with protein MKEVLHFINGEYTASHSGKTFDKVDPATGQVIARVASGEVGEVNAAVAAAQHAFDSWGKLPQQERSRLLMNLAAAIDRRADDFIAAEVADTGKPWSLASHLDIPRGAANFVQFAEHFKYIATECWENLGQNALNYAIRRPTGVVAVISPWNLPLLLMTWKVAPALAAGNCVVVKPSRETPSTASLLGEVMNEVGIPKGVYNVVQGPGTLIGAALSRHPDVHALTFTGETTTGQTIMGDCAQTLKKLSFELGGKNPNIIFADAPLEECLDVTLRSSFANQGQVCLAGSRIYVERPLYATFVEKLVERAKGLKIGDPMDPATTMGSLVSHGHRERVMAFVDAARAEGATIAYGGERVDPASLPERVKGGAFMQPTIITDVQEHYSCQAQEIFGPVVTITPFDREEDVIARANATEYGLSATVWTSDLRRGHRVAAAIDAGLVWINSWFLRDLRTPFGGVKGSGIGREGGIYSLDFYTELKNVCVQL; from the coding sequence ATGAAAGAGGTGCTTCACTTCATCAACGGCGAATACACCGCCTCGCACAGCGGCAAAACCTTCGACAAGGTGGACCCCGCCACCGGCCAGGTGATTGCCCGCGTGGCCAGCGGTGAGGTGGGCGAAGTCAACGCCGCCGTGGCCGCCGCCCAACACGCCTTCGACAGCTGGGGCAAGCTGCCGCAACAGGAACGCAGCCGGCTGCTGATGAACCTGGCCGCTGCCATTGACCGCCGCGCCGACGATTTTATCGCCGCCGAAGTGGCCGACACCGGCAAGCCGTGGTCGCTGGCCAGCCACCTGGACATCCCGCGCGGTGCGGCCAACTTTGTCCAGTTTGCCGAACACTTCAAGTACATCGCCACCGAATGCTGGGAAAACCTCGGTCAGAATGCGCTCAACTACGCCATCCGCCGCCCGACTGGCGTGGTGGCGGTGATTTCGCCGTGGAACCTGCCGCTGTTGCTGATGACCTGGAAAGTGGCCCCGGCGCTGGCCGCCGGCAACTGCGTGGTGGTCAAGCCCTCGCGGGAAACCCCGTCCACCGCCTCGCTGCTGGGCGAAGTGATGAATGAAGTGGGCATTCCCAAGGGGGTGTACAACGTGGTGCAAGGCCCCGGCACCCTGATTGGTGCGGCGCTGTCGCGCCATCCGGATGTGCACGCGCTGACCTTCACCGGTGAAACCACCACCGGCCAGACCATCATGGGCGACTGCGCACAGACGCTGAAAAAACTGTCGTTCGAGCTGGGTGGCAAAAACCCCAACATCATCTTTGCCGATGCGCCGCTGGAAGAATGCCTGGACGTGACCCTGCGTTCATCGTTTGCCAACCAGGGTCAGGTGTGCCTGGCCGGCTCGCGCATTTATGTGGAGCGCCCGCTGTACGCCACCTTTGTGGAAAAACTGGTCGAGCGCGCCAAGGGGCTGAAGATCGGCGACCCGATGGACCCCGCCACCACCATGGGTTCGCTGGTGTCGCATGGCCATCGCGAACGGGTGATGGCGTTTGTCGATGCCGCCCGTGCCGAAGGTGCCACCATCGCCTATGGCGGCGAGCGGGTGGACCCGGCCAGCCTGCCGGAACGGGTGAAGGGCGGCGCGTTCATGCAGCCGACCATCATCACCGACGTGCAGGAACACTACAGCTGCCAGGCGCAGGAAATCTTTGGCCCGGTGGTCACCATCACCCCGTTTGACCGCGAAGAAGACGTGATTGCCCGCGCCAATGCCACCGAATATGGCCTGTCGGCCACCGTATGGACCAGCGACTTGCGCCGTGGCCATCGGGTGGCGGCGGCAATTGATGCCGGCCTGGTGTGGATCAATTCGTGGTTCCTGCGCGATTTGCGCACGCCGTTTGGCGGGGTGAAAGGGTCGGGCATTGGTCGTGAAGGCGGCATTTACTCGCTGGACTTCTACACCGAGCTGAAAAACGTCTGCGTCCAGCTGTAA
- a CDS encoding 2Fe-2S iron-sulfur cluster binding domain-containing protein, with amino-acid sequence MPTTQHEISLVDTGERYRCRSDQTVLAGMETLGRRGIPVGCRQGGCGVCKVEVLSGQFTARPMSQDHVSREDAQAGRVLACRIYPASDLSVKVLGKMKKTVCAPPAIPRQAAEQT; translated from the coding sequence ATGCCCACCACCCAGCATGAAATTTCCCTAGTCGATACCGGCGAGCGCTATCGCTGTCGCAGCGACCAGACCGTCCTCGCCGGCATGGAAACCCTGGGCCGGCGCGGCATTCCGGTGGGCTGCCGGCAAGGCGGCTGCGGGGTGTGCAAGGTGGAGGTGCTGTCGGGCCAGTTCACCGCCCGGCCCATGAGCCAGGACCACGTCAGCCGCGAAGACGCCCAGGCCGGGCGGGTGCTGGCCTGCCGGATCTACCCGGCATCGGATCTCAGCGTGAAAGTGCTGGGCAAAATGAAAAAAACAGTCTGCGCGCCGCCTGCCATCCCCCGGCAGGCTGCCGAGCAGACGTAA
- a CDS encoding MmoB/DmpM family protein, which translates to MSKVFIAFQTNEDTRPIIEAILADNPHAVLEQQPAMVKINAEGSLTVKRASIEALIGRDFDLRELQVNLITLSGHLDEDDDAFTLAWKN; encoded by the coding sequence ATGTCCAAGGTATTCATCGCATTCCAGACCAACGAAGACACCCGCCCGATCATCGAGGCCATCCTGGCCGACAACCCGCACGCTGTGCTCGAACAGCAACCGGCCATGGTCAAGATCAACGCCGAAGGCAGCCTGACCGTCAAGCGCGCCTCGATTGAAGCGCTGATTGGCCGTGACTTTGATCTGCGGGAACTGCAGGTCAACCTGATTACCCTGTCTGGCCATCTGGACGAAGACGACGACGCGTTCACGCTCGCCTGGAAGAACTGA
- a CDS encoding heme-binding protein, whose amino-acid sequence MQAATLLPGINWEAAVIAARAAVLHAEANGWRINVAVVDRSGNLMSFLRMPGAFLHSIDIAIDKAYTAASFGFSTKDWMSHIGHDDGMKFGFSARPRLVVFGGGLPIPAGGDWIGGIGVSGASEAEDEACARAGLAAIQCEPRERPD is encoded by the coding sequence ATGCAGGCCGCCACCTTGCTCCCCGGCATCAACTGGGAGGCGGCGGTCATCGCCGCCCGCGCCGCCGTGCTCCATGCCGAGGCCAACGGCTGGCGCATCAATGTTGCCGTGGTGGACCGCAGCGGCAACCTGATGAGCTTTCTGCGCATGCCCGGTGCCTTTCTGCACTCGATCGACATTGCCATCGACAAGGCCTACACCGCCGCCAGTTTCGGTTTTTCCACCAAAGACTGGATGTCGCACATCGGCCACGACGACGGGATGAAATTCGGGTTTTCCGCCCGGCCCCGCCTGGTGGTGTTTGGCGGTGGCCTGCCGATTCCGGCAGGGGGCGACTGGATTGGCGGCATCGGCGTATCCGGTGCCTCGGAAGCCGAGGACGAGGCCTGCGCCCGCGCCGGCCTGGCCGCCATTCAGTGCGAACCACGCGAGCGCCCGGACTGA
- a CDS encoding aromatic/alkene/methane monooxygenase hydroxylase/oxygenase subunit alpha has product MDMHVKKLGLKEKYAHMTRGLDWETTYQPMDKVFPQATFEGIKIHDWDKWEDPFRLTMDAYWKYQAEKERKLYAVLDAFAQNNGHLGITDARYLNAVKLFLTGVSPLEYMAHRGFAAAGRNFPGVGPRVACLMQAVDEMRHAQTQIHALSNYNKYYDGFHDFKHMHERVWYLSVPKSFFDDAFSAGPFEFMIAIGFSFEYVLTNLLFVPFMSGAAYNGDMATVTFGFSAQSDEARHMTLGLECIKFMLEQDPDNLPIVQKWIDKWAWRGIRVLTLVGMMMDYMLPKRVMSWKEAWEIYFEQNGGALFNDLAKYGIKVPECLTQCSEDKEHVSHQAWATFYQYGGAAAFHTWMPNDEEMDWLSAKYPNTFDKYYRARFTHWRDEAEKGNRFYSNTLPMLCQVCQIPMLFTEPGDPTQICYRESEYQGEKYHTCSDGCQHIFDNEPEKYIQAWLPVHQIYQGNCFPEGTDPTAAGFDPLSAVLDFYHFDQGHDNLDYEGSRDQQNFNTWRGLATQNT; this is encoded by the coding sequence ATGGATATGCACGTCAAGAAACTGGGCCTGAAAGAAAAGTACGCGCACATGACCCGTGGCCTGGACTGGGAAACCACCTACCAGCCGATGGACAAGGTGTTTCCGCAGGCCACCTTCGAAGGCATCAAGATTCACGACTGGGACAAATGGGAAGACCCGTTCCGCCTGACCATGGACGCCTACTGGAAGTACCAGGCGGAAAAAGAGCGCAAGCTGTACGCGGTGCTGGATGCCTTTGCCCAGAACAACGGCCACCTGGGCATCACCGATGCGCGTTATCTGAATGCGGTTAAGCTGTTTCTGACTGGTGTTTCGCCACTTGAGTACATGGCGCATCGCGGCTTTGCTGCCGCCGGGCGTAATTTCCCCGGCGTGGGCCCGCGTGTGGCCTGCCTGATGCAGGCGGTCGATGAAATGCGTCACGCCCAGACCCAGATTCATGCCCTGTCGAACTACAACAAGTATTACGACGGCTTCCACGATTTCAAGCACATGCATGAGCGGGTCTGGTATCTCTCGGTGCCCAAGTCCTTCTTCGACGATGCCTTCAGTGCCGGTCCTTTCGAATTTATGATCGCCATTGGTTTCAGCTTCGAATACGTGCTGACCAATCTGCTGTTCGTACCGTTTATGTCTGGTGCCGCCTACAACGGCGACATGGCCACCGTCACCTTTGGCTTCTCGGCGCAGTCCGACGAAGCCCGCCACATGACGCTGGGCCTGGAGTGCATCAAGTTCATGCTGGAGCAGGACCCGGACAACCTGCCCATCGTGCAGAAGTGGATCGACAAGTGGGCCTGGCGCGGCATCCGTGTGCTGACCCTGGTCGGCATGATGATGGATTACATGCTGCCCAAGCGGGTGATGAGCTGGAAGGAAGCCTGGGAAATCTACTTCGAACAGAACGGCGGCGCGCTGTTCAACGACCTGGCCAAGTACGGCATCAAGGTACCGGAATGTCTGACCCAGTGCAGCGAAGACAAGGAGCACGTGTCGCATCAGGCCTGGGCGACTTTCTACCAGTACGGCGGTGCCGCCGCCTTCCACACCTGGATGCCGAACGACGAGGAAATGGACTGGCTGTCGGCCAAGTACCCGAACACCTTCGACAAGTACTACCGCGCCCGCTTCACCCACTGGCGCGACGAGGCCGAGAAGGGCAACCGTTTCTACAGCAACACCCTGCCGATGCTGTGTCAGGTGTGCCAGATCCCGATGCTGTTCACCGAGCCGGGCGACCCGACCCAGATCTGCTACCGCGAATCCGAATACCAGGGCGAGAAGTACCACACCTGCTCGGATGGCTGTCAGCACATCTTCGACAACGAGCCGGAGAAGTACATTCAGGCCTGGCTGCCGGTACACCAGATTTATCAGGGCAACTGCTTCCCCGAGGGCACCGACCCGACAGCGGCAGGCTTTGACCCGCTGTCTGCCGTGCTGGATTTCTATCACTTCGACCAGGGCCACGACAACCTCGACTACGAGGGCTCGCGCGACCAGCAAAACTTCAACACCTGGCGTGGCCTGGCCACCCAAAACACCTGA
- a CDS encoding catechol 2,3-dioxygenase encodes MTGVLRPGHAQLRVLDLEEAVHFYTEVIGLKETGRDAQGRVYFKAWDEHDHNSVVLRQAERAGLDFFGFKVLDQATLDLLEQGLQRQGIATERIPAGEMLGTGERVRFAVPTGHTLELYADKDRVGNGLGLVNPDAWPDGLKGMAPTRMDHCLLYGPDIDTTRSIMEKALDFALVERVKLEDGETDLAIWLTSSTKAHDIAFVRHEEPGKLHHVAFKLDTWEQVLRAADIMSKNKVSIDIGPTRHGVTRGLTIYFFDPSGNRLETFCGGYDWYPDMDTIKWTWEEVGKGIFYHARQLNDRFLSVVS; translated from the coding sequence ATGACAGGCGTATTGCGTCCGGGCCACGCCCAACTGCGTGTGCTGGATTTGGAAGAAGCCGTGCACTTTTACACCGAAGTGATCGGCCTGAAGGAAACCGGGCGCGACGCCCAGGGCCGGGTGTATTTCAAGGCCTGGGACGAGCACGACCACAACAGCGTGGTGCTGCGCCAGGCTGAGCGCGCCGGGCTGGATTTTTTTGGCTTCAAGGTGCTCGATCAGGCCACGCTGGATCTGCTGGAGCAGGGCCTGCAACGCCAGGGCATCGCCACCGAGCGCATTCCGGCTGGCGAGATGCTGGGCACAGGTGAGCGGGTGCGCTTTGCCGTGCCCACCGGCCACACCCTGGAGCTGTACGCCGACAAGGACCGGGTGGGCAATGGCCTGGGCCTGGTCAACCCGGATGCCTGGCCGGACGGCCTGAAAGGCATGGCACCCACCCGGATGGATCACTGTCTGCTGTACGGCCCGGACATCGACACCACCCGCAGCATCATGGAAAAAGCCCTCGACTTTGCCCTGGTGGAGCGGGTGAAGCTGGAAGACGGCGAAACCGACCTGGCCATCTGGCTGACCAGCTCAACCAAGGCCCACGACATTGCCTTTGTCCGCCATGAAGAACCGGGCAAGCTGCACCATGTGGCGTTCAAGCTCGATACCTGGGAACAGGTGCTGCGCGCTGCCGACATCATGTCGAAAAACAAGGTGTCGATCGACATCGGCCCCACCCGCCATGGCGTCACCCGTGGCCTGACCATCTACTTCTTCGACCCGTCGGGCAACCGGCTGGAAACCTTTTGCGGCGGCTACGACTGGTACCCGGACATGGACACCATCAAGTGGACCTGGGAAGAAGTCGGCAAGGGCATCTTCTATCACGCCCGCCAGCTGAACGACCGCTTCCTGTCGGTGGTGAGCTGA
- a CDS encoding GntR family transcriptional regulator: protein MSQDFALPAASAAPTPGMPKTLAEHAYLRLRHDIVTGRHPPGSKLRVEHLRDEYQVGAGTLREALLLLVTDALVTVQGQRGFRVAPISLDDFEDITRVRVVLETEALGLSIEHGDEAWEANAVAAFHRLSRVEERLHQGDVGFDEWEARNRAFHTSLLAACPSRWTLHFLSILYQQSERYRRLVLLDTTVPRDVHAEHAALLEACIQRNRQAACQILDRHIRTTLEVIRQLPASRFGE from the coding sequence ATGTCTCAAGACTTTGCGCTGCCCGCCGCCAGTGCCGCCCCGACGCCCGGCATGCCCAAAACCCTGGCCGAACATGCCTACCTGCGCTTGCGCCACGACATCGTGACGGGCCGGCATCCGCCCGGCAGCAAGCTGCGGGTGGAGCATCTGCGCGACGAATACCAGGTGGGCGCCGGTACCCTGCGCGAGGCCTTGCTGTTGCTGGTTACCGACGCGCTGGTCACCGTGCAGGGCCAGCGCGGTTTTCGCGTGGCACCGATTTCGCTCGACGATTTCGAAGACATCACCCGCGTGCGGGTGGTGCTGGAAACCGAGGCGCTGGGCCTGTCGATCGAGCACGGCGACGAAGCCTGGGAAGCCAACGCCGTGGCCGCCTTCCACCGGCTGAGCCGGGTGGAAGAACGTCTGCACCAGGGCGATGTTGGCTTTGACGAATGGGAAGCCCGCAACCGCGCCTTTCACACCAGCCTGCTGGCGGCCTGTCCGTCGCGCTGGACCCTGCACTTCCTGTCCATCCTGTATCAGCAGTCCGAGCGTTACCGTCGGCTGGTGCTGCTGGACACCACGGTGCCGCGCGATGTCCACGCCGAACATGCTGCCTTGCTTGAGGCCTGCATCCAGCGCAACCGCCAGGCCGCCTGCCAGATTCTGGACCGCCATATCCGCACCACGCTGGAGGTGATACGCCAGCTGCCTGCCTCGCGGTTTGGTGAGTAA
- a CDS encoding NADH:ubiquinone reductase (Na(+)-transporting) subunit F gives MSYQLTIEPLGHTLDIEDGQTILDAALRAGIYLPHACCHGLCATCKVQVLDGEIDHGEASTFALMDFEREEGKALACCCRLESDVVIEAEIDQDPDARNLPVADFVGHVIRVERLTPSIRGIWLQLDRPMAFQAGQYVNLEIEALGQTRAFSIASAPQTPEVIELNVRIVPGGQVTGWLHQHLQVGDTLRLTGPYGRFFVKKSAGKPLIFMAGGSGLSSPKSMIADLLAEGCTLPITLINGQRNGEELYDHADLQALAEQHANFTYLPALSHEPADSSWSGARGLVHDVAKVHFSNDFRGHKAYLCGPPAMIEACISTLMQGRLFERDIYMEKFFSAADAAQQLKSPLFRSI, from the coding sequence ATGAGTTACCAACTGACCATTGAGCCGCTTGGCCACACCCTCGACATTGAGGACGGCCAGACCATTCTGGATGCCGCGCTGCGCGCCGGCATTTATCTGCCGCACGCCTGCTGCCACGGCCTGTGTGCCACCTGCAAGGTGCAGGTGCTCGACGGCGAGATTGACCATGGCGAAGCCTCAACTTTTGCGCTGATGGACTTTGAACGCGAAGAAGGCAAGGCGCTGGCGTGCTGTTGCCGGCTGGAATCCGACGTGGTGATCGAAGCCGAAATCGACCAGGACCCCGACGCCCGCAACCTGCCGGTGGCGGATTTTGTGGGTCATGTGATCCGTGTGGAACGCCTGACGCCCAGCATTCGCGGCATCTGGCTGCAGCTGGATCGGCCCATGGCGTTTCAGGCGGGCCAGTACGTCAATCTCGAGATTGAAGCCCTGGGCCAGACACGGGCATTCTCGATTGCCAGCGCGCCGCAAACCCCGGAGGTGATTGAGCTCAATGTCCGCATCGTGCCCGGCGGACAGGTCACCGGCTGGTTGCATCAGCATCTGCAGGTGGGCGACACACTCAGGCTGACTGGCCCCTACGGGCGCTTCTTCGTGAAGAAATCCGCCGGCAAGCCGCTGATTTTCATGGCCGGTGGCTCCGGGCTGTCCAGCCCTAAGTCGATGATTGCCGACCTGCTGGCCGAAGGCTGCACGCTGCCGATCACACTGATTAATGGCCAACGCAATGGCGAAGAGCTGTATGACCACGCCGATTTGCAGGCGCTGGCGGAACAGCATGCCAATTTCACCTACCTCCCGGCGCTCTCGCATGAGCCAGCCGATTCCAGCTGGTCAGGCGCGCGCGGCCTGGTGCATGACGTGGCCAAGGTGCATTTCAGCAATGATTTCCGGGGGCACAAGGCTTATCTGTGCGGCCCGCCAGCGATGATTGAGGCGTGCATCAGCACGCTGATGCAGGGGCGGCTGTTTGAACGCGACATTTACATGGAGAAGTTTTTCTCGGCAGCCGACGCCGCGCAGCAGCTGAAAAGCCCACTGTTCCGGAGTATTTAG
- a CDS encoding phenol hydroxylase subunit P4: MAVQALKDYAFPPADAQDAFHGGQLLYVGWDNHLMFCAPFAYCLPPSTRFAELCQTFLAHSFGYHPDWAKVDFSQATWLKSGQPFVPDMDKTLAEQGLRHKDILRLQTPGLTGIAGSGS, encoded by the coding sequence ATGGCTGTTCAAGCCCTCAAGGATTATGCCTTTCCCCCTGCCGATGCGCAGGACGCCTTCCACGGCGGTCAGCTGCTGTACGTTGGCTGGGATAACCACCTGATGTTTTGTGCGCCGTTTGCATACTGTCTGCCGCCCAGCACCCGCTTTGCCGAGCTGTGCCAGACATTTCTGGCCCATTCCTTCGGCTACCACCCGGACTGGGCCAAGGTGGATTTCAGCCAGGCCACCTGGCTGAAATCTGGCCAGCCGTTTGTGCCCGATATGGATAAAACCCTGGCCGAGCAGGGCCTGCGCCACAAGGACATCCTGCGCCTGCAAACCCCCGGTCTGACCGGCATTGCCGGCAGTGGCTCCTGA